A region from the Pseudomonas sp. KU26590 genome encodes:
- a CDS encoding DUF2845 domain-containing protein: MIKRKLIFLGLAGLLFADTADATMRCGTALISLGDTADVVRQKCGAPDSSVDQMPALRSNGVPKLGTAKVSLWIYGPRNGAKQHLRFVEDKLVEIETKRD, from the coding sequence ATGATTAAGCGAAAACTGATCTTCCTCGGGCTGGCCGGATTGCTCTTCGCCGATACTGCTGACGCCACCATGCGCTGCGGCACGGCGCTTATCAGTCTGGGCGACACCGCCGATGTGGTCCGCCAGAAGTGCGGCGCGCCTGACAGCAGTGTTGATCAAATGCCTGCGCTCAGGAGCAACGGCGTTCCCAAACTTGGCACTGCGAAGGTCAGTTTGTGGATATACGGCCCCCGCAACGGCGCAAAACAACACCTGCGGTTTGTCGAGGACAAGCTGGTAGAAATCGAGACTAAGCGGGATTGA
- a CDS encoding cupin domain-containing protein — protein sequence MDVGERLQSIRKLKGLSQRELAKRAGVTNSTISMIEKNSVSPSISSLRKVLGGIPMSMVEFFSEELEPENPTQVVYKASELIDISDGAVTMKLVGKSHPSRAIAFLSEVYPPGADTGVEMLVHEGEETGILVEGRLELVVGLDTYVLEEGDSYYFESSRPHRFRNPYDVPARLISAATPANF from the coding sequence TTGGACGTCGGTGAACGACTGCAATCCATTCGTAAACTCAAAGGTCTGTCCCAGCGTGAACTCGCCAAACGAGCGGGCGTGACCAACAGCACCATCTCCATGATCGAGAAGAACAGCGTGAGCCCCTCGATCAGCTCCTTGCGCAAGGTGCTGGGCGGCATACCGATGTCCATGGTGGAGTTCTTTTCCGAAGAGCTCGAACCCGAAAACCCGACCCAAGTGGTCTATAAAGCCAGTGAACTGATCGATATCTCGGACGGTGCAGTGACCATGAAACTGGTCGGCAAATCCCATCCCAGCCGTGCCATTGCGTTTCTTTCCGAGGTCTACCCGCCGGGTGCCGACACCGGCGTCGAGATGCTCGTGCACGAGGGCGAGGAGACCGGAATTCTAGTCGAGGGCCGTCTTGAACTAGTGGTCGGTCTTGATACCTACGTGCTGGAAGAGGGCGACAGTTACTACTTCGAGAGCTCCCGACCGCATCGCTTTCGCAACCCCTACGACGTTCCTGCGCGGCTCATCAGCGCTGCCACGCCGGCGAATTTCTGA
- the alr gene encoding alanine racemase has translation MRPARALIDLQALRHNYQLARDTAGARALAVIKADAYGHGAAQVAQALESDADGFAVACIEEALELRQAGINAPILLLEGFFEADELALIVEHDFWCVVHSLWQLDAIEQTALGKPLNVWLKMDSGMHRVGIYPADFQAAHQRLLNSGKAAKIVLMTHFARADELDSVRTDEQVAIFQSARAGLAAEVSLRNSPAVMGWPSVPSDWVRPGIMLYGATPFDQSQSVADRLQPVMTLESRVICVRDLPVGEPVGYGGTFVAESNMRIGVVAMGYADGYPRQAPTGTPVMVDGHRSQLLGRVSMDMLCVDLTGVPGAGLGSRVELWGKNILISDVASSADMIPYQILCNLKRVPRLYSGT, from the coding sequence ATGCGTCCAGCCCGCGCCCTTATTGACCTTCAAGCCCTGCGCCACAATTACCAACTGGCCCGTGACACAGCCGGTGCCAGAGCGCTTGCCGTGATCAAGGCGGATGCTTACGGCCACGGCGCGGCGCAGGTTGCGCAGGCGCTGGAATCCGACGCCGACGGCTTTGCCGTGGCGTGCATCGAAGAAGCGCTGGAGCTGCGTCAGGCCGGGATCAACGCTCCGATTCTGCTGCTGGAAGGCTTTTTCGAGGCCGACGAACTGGCGCTGATCGTCGAGCATGATTTCTGGTGCGTGGTGCATTCCCTCTGGCAACTCGATGCCATCGAACAAACCGCCCTCGGCAAGCCGCTGAATGTGTGGCTGAAGATGGATTCGGGCATGCACCGCGTCGGCATTTATCCCGCGGATTTTCAGGCGGCGCATCAGCGGCTGCTGAACAGCGGCAAGGCCGCAAAGATCGTCCTGATGACCCACTTCGCCCGCGCCGACGAACTCGACAGCGTGCGCACCGACGAGCAAGTGGCGATTTTTCAATCGGCGCGTGCCGGGCTGGCCGCTGAAGTCAGCCTGCGCAATTCCCCCGCCGTCATGGGCTGGCCCAGCGTGCCGAGTGACTGGGTGCGTCCGGGCATCATGCTCTACGGCGCGACGCCGTTTGATCAGTCGCAATCGGTCGCCGATCGTTTGCAGCCGGTCATGACCCTCGAGTCCCGGGTGATCTGCGTGCGTGACCTTCCCGTCGGTGAGCCAGTGGGCTACGGCGGTACATTCGTTGCCGAGAGCAACATGCGCATCGGTGTGGTCGCGATGGGTTACGCCGACGGCTATCCGCGTCAAGCGCCCACCGGCACCCCCGTGATGGTCGACGGTCATCGCAGCCAGTTGCTCGGGCGTGTGTCGATGGACATGCTCTGCGTCGACCTCACCGGCGTGCCGGGCGCAGGGCTGGGCAGCCGCGTCGAACTGTGGGGCAAGAACATCCTCATCAGTGACGTTGCGTCGAGCGCGGACATGATTCCGTACCAGATTTTGTGCAACCTGAAACGCGTGCCAAGGCTCTATTCCGGAACCTGA
- a CDS encoding RidA family protein has product MSIQRQLTNERMSQLVVHNGTVYLAGQVADDMAAGIEQQTRETLHNIERLLDLAGTDKTRILSVTIYLKDIDAHFAGMNSVWDTWLPKGQAPARATVEAKLCEPEILVELSVVAALP; this is encoded by the coding sequence ATGTCCATCCAGCGCCAGCTCACCAATGAGCGCATGAGCCAGTTGGTCGTCCATAACGGCACCGTTTACCTTGCCGGGCAAGTGGCCGACGACATGGCAGCGGGGATCGAGCAACAGACCCGCGAGACGCTTCACAACATCGAGCGACTGCTGGACCTGGCCGGTACCGACAAGACCCGCATCCTGTCGGTAACGATTTACCTGAAAGACATCGATGCGCACTTTGCCGGCATGAACAGCGTCTGGGACACCTGGCTGCCGAAAGGCCAGGCCCCTGCGCGTGCGACGGTTGAAGCCAAGCTCTGCGAGCCGGAGATTCTGGTTGAACTGTCGGTGGTTGCGGCGCTGCCGTAG
- the dadA gene encoding D-amino acid dehydrogenase, producing MRVLVLGSGVIGTTSAYYLARAGFEVTVVDRQPAAAMETSFANAGQVSPGYASPWAAPGVPLKALKWLLQRHAPLAIKATADIDQYLWMAQMLRNCTQNRYAVNKERMVRLSEYSRDCLDELRAETGIAYESRSLGTTQLFRTQEQLDNAAKDIAVLEQAGVPYEVLDREGIARVEPALASVSNILSGALRLPNDQTGDCQLFTTRLAEMCVKLGVEFRFGQSIESIDFAGDTINGVRINGKLETADRYVLALGSYSPQLLKPLGIKAPVYPLKGYSLTVPITNPAMAPTSTILDETYKVAITRFDNRIRVGGMAEIAGFDLSLNPRRRETLEMIVNDLYPHGGDLQQASFWTGLRPTTPDGTPIVGATPYRNLFLNTGHGTLGWTMACGSGRLLADLIARKTPQISAEGLDISRYGSSKEIAKHVHPAPAHQ from the coding sequence ATGCGCGTTCTGGTCCTTGGAAGTGGCGTAATCGGTACCACCAGTGCGTATTACCTGGCCCGTGCGGGCTTCGAGGTGACTGTCGTGGACCGTCAACCGGCCGCGGCCATGGAAACCAGCTTCGCCAACGCCGGGCAGGTCTCGCCGGGTTACGCCTCGCCATGGGCCGCGCCGGGTGTGCCGCTCAAGGCCCTCAAATGGTTGCTGCAGCGCCATGCGCCGCTGGCCATCAAAGCAACAGCCGATATCGATCAATACTTGTGGATGGCGCAGATGCTGCGCAACTGCACCCAGAACCGTTATGCGGTGAACAAAGAGCGCATGGTCCGCCTCTCCGAATACAGCCGCGACTGCCTCGATGAGCTGCGTGCCGAGACCGGCATTGCCTACGAAAGCCGCAGCCTCGGCACGACCCAGTTGTTCCGCACGCAGGAACAACTGGATAACGCCGCCAAGGACATCGCCGTGCTCGAACAAGCCGGCGTGCCCTATGAAGTGCTCGACCGCGAAGGCATTGCCCGGGTCGAGCCGGCGTTGGCCAGCGTCAGCAATATCCTCAGCGGCGCGCTGCGCCTTCCGAACGATCAAACCGGCGACTGCCAGCTGTTCACCACGCGTCTGGCCGAGATGTGCGTGAAGCTGGGCGTGGAATTCCGCTTCGGCCAGTCCATCGAGTCCATTGATTTCGCGGGCGACACCATCAACGGCGTGCGCATCAACGGCAAGCTCGAAACCGCCGACCGCTATGTGCTGGCCCTCGGCAGCTACTCGCCGCAACTGCTCAAGCCGCTTGGCATCAAGGCGCCGGTTTATCCGCTCAAGGGCTACTCGCTGACGGTGCCGATCACCAACCCGGCGATGGCGCCGACGTCGACCATCCTCGACGAGACCTACAAGGTCGCGATTACCCGCTTCGACAACCGTATTCGCGTAGGCGGCATGGCCGAGATCGCCGGCTTCGACCTGTCGCTCAATCCGCGTCGCCGCGAGACCCTGGAGATGATCGTCAACGACCTTTATCCTCACGGCGGCGATCTGCAGCAGGCCAGCTTCTGGACCGGCCTGCGCCCGACCACGCCGGACGGGACGCCGATCGTGGGCGCAACGCCTTACCGCAATCTGTTTCTCAACACCGGCCACGGCACGTTGGGTTGGACGATGGCCTGCGGTTCAGGCAGATTGCTGGCTGACCTGATCGCTCGCAAAACGCCACAGATCAGCGCTGAAGGCCTCGATATTTCCCGTTACGGCAGTTCCAAGGAGATCGCAAAACATGTCCATCCAGCGCCAGCTCACCAATGA
- the dadR gene encoding transcriptional regulator DadR, whose translation MRTQHQSKRELDKIDRNILRILQNDGRISFTELGERVGLSTTPCTERVRRLEREGIIMGYNARLNPQNLKASLLVFVEISLDYKSGDTFEEFRRAVLKLPHVLECHLVSGDFDYLVKARISEMASYRKLLGDILLKLPHVRESKSYIVMEEVKESLCLPIPE comes from the coding sequence ATGCGCACCCAGCACCAGTCCAAACGTGAGCTGGACAAGATCGACCGCAACATCCTGCGCATCCTGCAAAACGACGGCCGGATCTCATTCACTGAACTGGGCGAACGGGTGGGGCTGTCTACCACGCCGTGTACAGAACGGGTCCGGCGCCTGGAACGTGAAGGCATCATCATGGGCTACAACGCCCGCCTCAATCCGCAGAACCTCAAAGCCAGCTTGCTGGTGTTCGTCGAGATCAGCCTGGACTACAAGTCCGGCGACACCTTTGAAGAATTCCGCCGCGCGGTGCTCAAGCTGCCCCATGTGCTGGAATGCCATCTGGTGTCAGGGGATTTCGACTATCTGGTGAAAGCGCGGATTTCCGAAATGGCGTCGTACCGTAAGTTGCTGGGCGACATTCTGCTCAAGTTGCCCCATGTGCGGGAGTCCAAGAGCTACATCGTGATGGAAGAGGTGAAGGAGAGTTTGTGCCTGCCGATTCCGGAATAA
- a CDS encoding YkgJ family cysteine cluster protein, producing the protein MACNSEKIRDLRRQIPSFECVPGCHDCCGPVTTSSEEMSRLPRKTPAEQEAALNELNCVHLGPNGCTVYDERPLICRLFGTTKTLPCPNGRRPDVLIHPRAEKQVHEFIASTRQVLV; encoded by the coding sequence ATGGCTTGCAACAGCGAGAAAATCCGCGATCTGCGGCGGCAGATTCCGTCTTTCGAATGCGTGCCGGGATGCCACGATTGCTGTGGGCCGGTGACCACGTCGTCCGAAGAAATGTCGCGTTTGCCACGCAAGACACCGGCCGAGCAAGAAGCAGCGCTCAACGAGCTGAACTGCGTACACCTGGGGCCTAATGGCTGCACCGTCTACGATGAGCGCCCGCTGATTTGCCGTCTGTTTGGCACCACGAAAACCTTGCCGTGCCCCAACGGCCGCCGCCCTGACGTCTTGATTCACCCTCGCGCCGAGAAACAGGTGCATGAGTTCATCGCCTCGACGCGGCAGGTGCTGGTTTAG
- a CDS encoding NAD(P)/FAD-dependent oxidoreductase — protein sequence MNARSPQPGLSDHAASYYAATRHSQPDSPALHGEIKTDVCIIGAGFSGLNTAIELAERGLKVVLLEAHKIGWGASGRNGGQLIRGVGHDVDQFSNVIGEDGVRQLKLMGLEAVEIVRERVDKYQIDCDLTWGYCDLANKPKEFESFAKDAEELRSLGYRHTLELIEAGNLSSVIGSPNYAGAMLDMGSGHLHPLNLALAEAAIARSLGVQVFEHSAATRLEYGAEVNIHTAHGGVRASTLVLGCNAYLNELDGELSGKILPAGSYVIATEPLSEELASQLIPRNTAMCDQRVAVDYFRLSADRRLLFGGACHYSGRDPSDIAAYMQPKMLKVFPQLKDAKIDFQWGGMIGIGANRLPQIGRLHKHPNVFYAQAYAGHGLNATHLAGKLLAEAISGQHSGGFELFAKVPHITFPGGKHLRSPLLALGMLWHRFKELV from the coding sequence ATGAATGCTCGGTCTCCCCAGCCCGGATTGTCTGATCACGCGGCCTCTTACTACGCCGCCACCCGCCATTCCCAGCCTGACTCCCCTGCCCTGCACGGCGAGATCAAAACCGACGTCTGCATCATCGGCGCCGGGTTTTCCGGGCTGAACACAGCGATCGAGCTGGCTGAACGCGGTTTGAAAGTGGTGCTGCTAGAAGCGCACAAGATCGGCTGGGGCGCGAGTGGGCGCAACGGCGGGCAACTGATCCGCGGTGTCGGCCATGACGTGGACCAGTTCAGCAATGTCATCGGCGAGGACGGCGTTCGTCAGCTCAAGCTGATGGGCCTTGAGGCGGTGGAAATCGTTCGTGAGCGCGTAGACAAATACCAGATCGACTGCGACCTGACCTGGGGTTACTGCGATCTGGCGAACAAGCCCAAGGAATTCGAGAGCTTTGCCAAAGACGCCGAAGAGCTGCGCAGCCTGGGTTACCGACACACGCTTGAGTTGATTGAAGCGGGCAACCTCAGCAGCGTCATCGGCTCACCCAACTATGCCGGCGCCATGCTGGACATGGGCTCGGGCCATCTGCATCCGCTGAACCTGGCGCTGGCAGAAGCCGCCATCGCCCGGTCATTGGGCGTGCAGGTGTTCGAACACTCGGCGGCGACTCGGCTGGAATACGGCGCAGAGGTCAACATTCATACAGCCCACGGGGGAGTGCGCGCCAGCACGCTGGTGCTGGGCTGTAACGCTTATCTCAATGAGCTCGATGGGGAGTTGAGCGGCAAGATATTGCCCGCCGGCAGTTACGTCATCGCCACCGAGCCGCTGAGTGAAGAACTTGCCAGCCAGCTGATTCCACGCAATACCGCGATGTGCGATCAGCGCGTGGCGGTGGATTATTTTCGGCTGTCGGCTGATCGGCGCCTGCTGTTCGGCGGCGCCTGTCACTATTCAGGCCGGGACCCGAGCGACATCGCTGCGTACATGCAGCCGAAGATGCTCAAGGTGTTCCCTCAGCTCAAAGACGCGAAGATCGATTTTCAGTGGGGTGGAATGATCGGCATCGGCGCCAACCGCCTGCCGCAGATCGGGCGACTGCACAAGCATCCAAACGTGTTTTATGCCCAGGCGTATGCGGGGCACGGGCTGAACGCAACGCATCTGGCCGGCAAACTATTGGCTGAAGCCATCAGCGGCCAACACAGCGGCGGGTTCGAGCTCTTCGCCAAAGTCCCTCACATCACCTTCCCGGGCGGCAAACACTTGCGCTCGCCGCTGCTGGCGCTGGGGATGTTGTGGCACCGCTTCAAAGAGCTGGTGTAA
- a CDS encoding DUF1127 domain-containing protein, whose translation MSGISDVRLTLYAGELVRDHEAGSRINAPEGLGMWGLLQHRRASRRALLKLTDEQLRDIGLSSEQARHEGLKPFWRE comes from the coding sequence ATGAGCGGGATAAGTGATGTTCGGTTAACGCTGTATGCAGGTGAGCTGGTCCGTGACCATGAAGCGGGCTCTCGCATCAACGCGCCGGAAGGGCTTGGGATGTGGGGGCTGCTTCAGCATCGCCGAGCCAGTCGGCGCGCGTTGTTGAAACTGACTGACGAGCAGTTGCGGGATATTGGCTTGAGCAGTGAGCAGGCGCGCCATGAAGGGCTCAAGCCTTTCTGGCGCGAATGA
- a CDS encoding PLP-dependent aminotransferase family protein: MTLYVNLAELLGTRIENGFYRPGDRLPSVRALSLEHGVSLSTVQQAYRLLEDNGLALPRPKSGYFVPAGRKTPALPAIGRPAQRPVEISQWDQVLELARAAPSPDVVQLARGMPDVTSPTLRPLTQALGRISRRSDMPGLYYDNIHGRRCLREQIARLLLDSGTNIDPDDLVITTGAQEALAICIRSVCEPGDIVAVDSPSFHGAMQALKGLGMKALEIPTDPLTGISLDALELALEQWPIKAIQLTPSCNNPLGYIMPEDRKRALLTLAQRFDVAIIEDDVYGDLAYTYPRPRTIKSFDEDGRVLLCSSFSKTLAPGLRVGWVAPGRYLDRALHMKYISTGSTATQPQLAISDFLKAGHYEPHMRRMRGQYQRSRDLMTGWVTRYFPEGTRVSRPQGGFMLWIELPEDFDSLRLNRALQGQGVQIAVGSIFSASGKYRNCLRMNFAAKPTTQIEDAVRKVGAATALLMQRADPA; encoded by the coding sequence ATGACCCTCTACGTTAACCTCGCCGAATTACTCGGCACGCGCATCGAAAACGGCTTTTATCGCCCCGGCGACCGGCTGCCCTCGGTGCGTGCGTTGAGTCTTGAGCATGGCGTCAGCCTGAGCACGGTGCAGCAGGCGTATCGATTGCTGGAAGACAACGGCCTCGCGCTACCACGGCCCAAGTCCGGGTATTTCGTACCGGCTGGGCGCAAGACGCCCGCCCTGCCTGCGATAGGCCGCCCCGCGCAGCGCCCGGTGGAAATCTCTCAGTGGGATCAGGTGCTGGAACTGGCCCGAGCGGCTCCCAGCCCTGACGTGGTTCAACTGGCTCGCGGCATGCCCGACGTCACCAGCCCGACCTTGCGCCCACTGACTCAGGCGCTGGGCAGAATCAGCCGCCGTTCGGACATGCCCGGGCTGTACTACGACAACATCCACGGTCGGCGCTGCCTGAGGGAACAAATCGCGCGGCTGCTGCTGGATTCCGGCACCAACATCGATCCGGACGATCTGGTGATTACCACAGGCGCCCAGGAAGCACTGGCCATCTGCATCCGTTCGGTCTGCGAGCCGGGCGACATCGTCGCCGTCGACTCGCCCAGCTTTCACGGCGCCATGCAGGCGCTCAAAGGGCTGGGCATGAAAGCCCTGGAAATCCCCACCGACCCGCTTACCGGCATCAGCCTCGACGCATTGGAGTTGGCACTGGAACAGTGGCCGATCAAAGCCATACAGCTGACGCCGAGCTGCAACAACCCGCTGGGCTACATCATGCCGGAGGACCGCAAACGCGCACTGCTGACCCTCGCGCAACGCTTCGATGTGGCGATCATCGAAGACGATGTGTATGGCGATCTGGCTTACACCTACCCTCGCCCGCGCACGATCAAATCCTTCGACGAAGACGGCCGCGTCCTGCTCTGCAGCTCGTTTTCCAAAACGTTGGCGCCGGGCTTGCGCGTCGGTTGGGTCGCGCCCGGTCGATACCTTGATCGCGCGCTGCACATGAAATACATCAGCACCGGTTCGACCGCGACCCAGCCGCAGCTGGCGATTTCCGATTTTCTCAAGGCCGGGCACTACGAGCCGCACATGCGTCGGATGCGCGGCCAGTACCAGCGCAGTCGCGACCTGATGACCGGCTGGGTAACGCGCTACTTCCCGGAAGGCACCCGCGTGAGCCGTCCCCAAGGCGGCTTCATGCTGTGGATCGAGCTGCCGGAAGACTTCGACTCGTTACGACTGAACCGCGCGTTGCAGGGACAAGGCGTACAGATTGCCGTTGGCAGTATTTTTTCGGCGTCCGGCAAATACAGAAATTGCCTGCGCATGAACTTTGCCGCCAAACCGACCACGCAAATCGAAGACGCGGTGCGCAAGGTGGGCGCGGCCACGGCACTGCTCATGCAGCGCGCGGACCCTGCATAA
- a CDS encoding phospholipase D family protein: MTDFRMIALTNLRAVPLLLALALGLSGCAHSPAPEGPSQALPAAQSSFGRSIMAQAAPHEGRSGFRLLPNSTEAFMARAELIRNAKTSLDLQYYIVHDGLSTRALVEELLKAADRGVRVRILLDDTTSDGLDEVIATLAAHPNIQIRLFNPLNLGRSMGATRNLGRLFNLSRQHRRMHNKLWLADGAVAIVGGRNLGDEYFDAEPNLNFTDIDMLSVGPVAEQLGHSFDQYWNSTLSKPINDFLYWPPDRKDLAKARVRLAESLDQAHVDKKALYERLMDYRTHPRLKTWLNELIWAHNQALWDAPTKVLSRGEPDPHLLLATQLSPDLGSVHKELMLISAYFVPGQEGLVYLTGLSDKGVSVNLLTNSLEATDVPAVHGGYAPYRRALLEHGVKLFELRRQPGDPSNAKGSGPAFLHTNLIKGGSESSLHSKAMIFDRQKMFVGSFNFDPRSVLWNTEVGVLVDSPELTEYLRELALQGMAPAISYQVKLENDRLVWVTEDNGKIHTLSKEPGDWWRRMNAWFSTAVGLEKML; this comes from the coding sequence ATGACTGACTTTCGGATGATCGCGTTGACGAATTTACGGGCGGTGCCCCTCCTGCTGGCTCTCGCCCTCGGCCTCAGCGGTTGCGCACACTCGCCCGCACCCGAAGGTCCAAGTCAGGCACTGCCGGCGGCGCAATCTTCGTTCGGGCGCTCAATCATGGCCCAGGCGGCACCTCACGAAGGCCGCTCGGGTTTCCGCCTGCTGCCCAACAGCACCGAAGCCTTCATGGCCCGCGCCGAGCTGATTCGCAATGCGAAAACCAGCCTGGACCTGCAGTACTACATCGTTCACGACGGCCTGAGCACCCGGGCACTGGTTGAGGAGTTGCTCAAAGCCGCAGATCGCGGCGTCCGCGTGCGCATCCTGCTGGACGACACCACCAGCGACGGGCTGGATGAAGTCATCGCCACACTTGCGGCGCACCCGAACATTCAGATCCGCCTGTTCAATCCGCTCAATCTGGGCCGCAGCATGGGCGCCACCCGTAATCTGGGCCGGCTGTTCAATTTGTCCCGGCAGCATCGACGCATGCACAACAAGCTGTGGCTGGCCGACGGCGCCGTGGCCATCGTCGGCGGGCGCAATCTGGGCGACGAGTATTTCGACGCCGAACCCAATCTGAATTTCACCGACATCGACATGCTCAGCGTGGGCCCGGTTGCCGAACAGCTGGGTCACAGTTTCGATCAGTACTGGAACAGCACCCTCAGCAAGCCGATCAACGACTTCCTCTACTGGCCGCCCGACCGCAAGGATCTGGCCAAGGCGCGGGTGCGTCTGGCCGAGTCGCTGGATCAGGCGCACGTGGACAAAAAGGCCCTGTATGAACGGCTGATGGACTATCGGACTCACCCGCGCCTGAAGACCTGGCTCAATGAGCTCATATGGGCACACAACCAGGCCCTGTGGGACGCGCCCACCAAGGTGCTGTCACGCGGCGAGCCTGACCCGCACCTGCTGCTGGCGACCCAACTGAGCCCTGACCTCGGCAGCGTGCATAAGGAACTGATGCTGATCTCGGCCTACTTCGTGCCCGGGCAGGAAGGCCTGGTCTATCTGACCGGGCTCTCTGATAAAGGTGTGTCAGTGAACCTGTTGACGAACTCGCTGGAGGCCACCGATGTGCCAGCGGTGCATGGCGGTTATGCGCCTTACCGCCGTGCGCTGCTGGAGCATGGCGTGAAGCTGTTCGAACTGCGCCGTCAGCCAGGCGACCCGAGCAACGCCAAGGGCAGCGGACCTGCATTTCTGCACACAAACCTGATCAAGGGCGGCTCGGAATCAAGCCTGCACAGCAAGGCGATGATCTTTGACCGGCAGAAGATGTTTGTGGGTTCGTTCAATTTCGACCCACGCTCAGTGCTGTGGAACACTGAAGTCGGCGTGCTGGTGGACAGCCCCGAGCTGACTGAATACCTGCGCGAACTGGCGCTTCAAGGTATGGCGCCGGCCATTAGTTATCAGGTCAAGCTGGAGAACGACCGACTGGTGTGGGTGACCGAAGACAACGGCAAAATCCACACGCTGTCCAAAGAGCCTGGCGACTGGTGGCGCCGGATGAACGCCTGGTTCAGCACGGCGGTGGGCCTGGAAAAGATGCTCTAA
- a CDS encoding MFS transporter, with product MRWGTYFAVLASVLSVGLALGVSMPLVSLRLEAWGYGAFAIGVMAAMPAIGVLLGASLASRLASRLGTANLMRLCLWAGSFSVGLLALLPNYWIWLVLRLMLGTILTIVFVLGESWINQLVIERLRGKLVALYGSSYALSQLGGPVLLGFIGTEADYGFWVGTLLLAVSPFLLLGRTGAPSAESSHVTLRDLGGFCRGMPAIAWAIALFAAFEAMILTLLPVYCLEQGFTPEVALAMVSTVVVGDALLQLPIGALADRVSRRRLFSGCALVLMVSSLAIPLLVDTIAIWPLWVLFGASAGGLFTLSLILIGERYRDDALVRANAHVAQLWGIGCLLGPLAAGAGSQWVSGQALPLLMAAGALGLVILSQRPKAFGAQALAA from the coding sequence ATGCGTTGGGGTACTTATTTCGCTGTGCTGGCGTCGGTACTGAGCGTCGGCCTGGCGCTGGGCGTGAGCATGCCGCTGGTGTCGCTGCGACTGGAAGCCTGGGGTTACGGCGCGTTTGCCATCGGCGTCATGGCTGCGATGCCTGCGATCGGCGTGTTGCTGGGTGCCAGCCTTGCCAGCCGACTCGCTTCAAGACTCGGCACCGCCAACCTGATGAGGCTGTGCCTCTGGGCCGGGTCATTTTCAGTGGGTTTGCTGGCGTTACTGCCCAATTACTGGATCTGGTTGGTCCTGCGCCTGATGCTCGGGACAATCCTCACTATTGTGTTCGTGCTCGGCGAAAGCTGGATCAACCAGTTGGTGATCGAACGGCTGCGCGGCAAGCTGGTGGCGCTGTACGGCAGTTCCTATGCGCTGAGTCAGCTCGGCGGGCCCGTACTGCTGGGCTTCATTGGCACTGAAGCAGATTACGGGTTCTGGGTCGGGACCCTGTTGCTGGCGGTATCGCCGTTTCTATTGCTGGGCAGAACCGGTGCGCCGAGCGCGGAATCCAGCCATGTGACGCTGCGCGACCTTGGCGGCTTCTGTCGGGGTATGCCGGCAATCGCGTGGGCCATCGCGCTGTTCGCCGCGTTTGAAGCGATGATCCTGACCTTGCTGCCCGTGTATTGCCTGGAGCAAGGTTTCACGCCTGAAGTGGCCCTGGCGATGGTCAGCACTGTGGTGGTGGGCGATGCGCTTCTGCAGCTGCCGATTGGCGCGCTGGCCGACAGGGTGTCGCGTCGGCGGCTGTTTTCCGGGTGTGCGCTGGTGCTGATGGTCTCAAGCCTGGCGATCCCGCTGCTGGTCGACACGATCGCCATCTGGCCGCTGTGGGTGCTGTTTGGCGCGAGTGCGGGCGGGCTGTTCACGCTGTCGCTGATTCTGATTGGCGAGCGCTACCGTGATGACGCCCTGGTGCGCGCCAATGCCCATGTCGCTCAGCTGTGGGGGATCGGTTGCCTGCTAGGCCCTTTGGCGGCTGGCGCTGGCAGTCAGTGGGTCAGCGGTCAGGCGCTGCCGTTGCTGATGGCGGCGGGCGCGCTGGGGCTGGTGATTCTGTCGCAGAGACCCAAGGCATTTGGCGCGCAAGCGTTGGCGGCTTAG